A part of Bartonella quintana genomic DNA contains:
- the mscL gene encoding large conductance mechanosensitive channel protein MscL codes for MLKEFKEFALKGNMIDLAIGVIIGGAFGGLVNSIVNDILMPIIGFITGGIDFSNMFIQLAGEKQATLSAAKTAGATISYGNFITLLINFLIIAWVLFLFVKGMNKIRRKQEKEENSKKMSLEEQLLSEIRDLLAKKN; via the coding sequence ATGCTTAAAGAGTTCAAAGAATTTGCCCTAAAAGGTAATATGATTGATCTCGCCATCGGTGTGATTATAGGGGGAGCTTTCGGTGGCTTAGTCAATTCAATTGTCAATGATATTCTTATGCCAATCATTGGCTTCATCACGGGTGGGATTGATTTTTCTAACATGTTTATTCAGCTTGCCGGTGAAAAACAAGCTACATTGAGTGCTGCCAAAACAGCCGGAGCGACCATTAGTTATGGTAACTTTATCACTTTACTTATCAATTTTCTCATCATTGCTTGGGTTCTTTTCTTATTCGTGAAAGGCATGAATAAAATCCGCCGCAAACAAGAAAAAGAGGAAAATTCAAAAAAAATGTCTCTGGAAGAACAACTCCTATCAGAAATCAGAGACCTGTTGGCCAAAAAAAATTAA
- a CDS encoding quinone-dependent dihydroorotate dehydrogenase, translating into MSFFRCIGRFALFMLDPEHAHRLAIVGLKSGLSSYRKVVDRRLCVAVAGLEFENFIGLAAGFDKNAEVVEAIFHLGFGFTEIGTVTPKPQVGNPKPRLFRLREDEAIINRMGFNNNGHHIVYSRLRACKKLGIVGINIGANKDTVDKIDDYATGITCFYDIADYFTVNISSPNTPGLRDLQARDSLHLLMNALSQARREQKKKHGFSVPIFLKIAPDLSEKELDDVAEEMKLSDFDGLIVSNTTLSRQGLRDSKLSGEKGGLSGCPLFERSTIVLAKMRQKLGKEIAIIGVGGIKDAQTALEKIKAGADLIQLYSGIVYEGPDLAITILKEILQFMQQDGVDTIKTYRDHRVEYWAKRALPL; encoded by the coding sequence ATGAGTTTTTTTCGTTGTATTGGTCGTTTTGCTTTATTTATGTTGGATCCAGAGCATGCGCACCGCTTAGCGATTGTCGGGCTGAAAAGTGGATTGAGCAGTTATCGTAAGGTTGTTGATAGGCGTTTGTGTGTGGCTGTTGCAGGTCTTGAGTTTGAAAATTTTATCGGTCTTGCTGCGGGTTTTGATAAGAATGCAGAAGTTGTCGAAGCTATTTTTCATTTAGGATTTGGTTTTACTGAGATTGGTACTGTTACACCAAAACCTCAGGTCGGAAATCCTAAACCACGGCTTTTTCGCTTGAGAGAAGATGAAGCGATTATTAATCGAATGGGTTTTAATAATAATGGGCATCACATTGTTTACAGCAGGCTTCGCGCGTGTAAAAAACTTGGTATTGTAGGAATCAATATTGGTGCCAATAAGGATACGGTCGATAAGATTGATGATTATGCCACTGGTATTACTTGTTTTTATGATATTGCTGATTATTTTACGGTTAATATTTCTTCGCCTAATACCCCGGGTTTACGCGATTTACAAGCGCGTGACAGTTTGCATCTTTTGATGAATGCGCTTTCACAAGCACGTCGTGAACAAAAGAAAAAGCATGGATTCTCTGTTCCCATTTTTTTAAAAATTGCGCCCGATTTATCAGAAAAGGAATTGGATGATGTGGCTGAAGAAATGAAATTATCTGATTTTGATGGTCTCATTGTTTCCAATACCACTCTTTCACGGCAAGGCCTTAGGGATAGTAAATTGAGTGGTGAGAAAGGGGGGCTTTCTGGGTGTCCACTTTTCGAGCGGTCTACTATTGTGCTTGCAAAGATGCGTCAAAAATTAGGGAAGGAGATTGCGATAATCGGCGTTGGTGGCATAAAGGATGCACAAACAGCTTTAGAGAAAATTAAAGCTGGTGCAGACTTAATCCAGTTGTATAGTGGGATAGTTTATGAAGGCCCAGACCTTGCCATAACGATTTTGAAAGAGATTTTGCAGTTTATGCAGCAAGATGGGGTCGATACCATAAAGACTTATCGTGATCATCGTGTTGAGTATTGGGCAAAGCGCGCTCTTCCTTTATGA
- a CDS encoding glutamine synthetase family protein produces the protein MAMKNSKQMKSKGSKPVSQFLKNLRGVDNWEQVSQWLALRNVEDIECITPDQAGVARGKMMLSKKFISETSLALPSAVFMATISGDYPEDGHGFEYPKTDGDLRLEPDLSTLSIVPWEEAPTAQVICDLVYQNGQGVDYTPRNVLRKVIDFYTKMGLKPVVSPEIEFYLVEKNPDPDYPLVPPIGRSGRSIGGGQGYSIAGVNEFDDLIDDIYHFSEAQGLEIDTLIHEEGAGQFEINLRHGDPIELADQVFIFKRTIREVALKHNMYATFMAKPIQGQPGSAMHIHQSVVDKKTGMNIFTQEDGKENIRFRHFIGGLQRHIPGVLVMLAPYVNSYRRLVPDLSAPVNLRWGYDNRTTAFRVPRSSPQGRRVENRLPSSDANPYLALAASLACGLIGLQQELEPDEPTTKNVNTDNIELPRGLIEAVNLFEQDTAIRAILGDVFVSTYAAIKRQEFETFMEVISPWEREYLLLNV, from the coding sequence ATGGCGATGAAAAATAGTAAACAAATGAAAAGTAAAGGTTCTAAACCTGTTTCTCAGTTTCTCAAAAATTTACGCGGTGTCGATAATTGGGAGCAAGTTTCGCAGTGGCTTGCTTTGCGTAATGTAGAAGATATTGAATGTATTACGCCTGATCAAGCGGGGGTAGCACGTGGCAAGATGATGCTTTCTAAAAAATTTATATCGGAAACATCATTGGCATTGCCTTCAGCGGTTTTTATGGCGACAATTTCAGGAGATTATCCTGAGGATGGTCATGGTTTTGAATATCCCAAAACAGATGGTGATTTACGCCTTGAGCCTGATCTTTCTACGTTAAGCATTGTTCCATGGGAAGAAGCTCCTACAGCACAAGTGATTTGTGATCTTGTGTATCAAAATGGGCAAGGTGTTGATTATACACCGCGAAATGTTTTGCGAAAAGTGATTGATTTTTACACGAAAATGGGTCTAAAACCCGTTGTTTCACCAGAAATTGAATTTTATTTGGTAGAGAAAAATCCCGATCCTGATTATCCTTTAGTTCCTCCGATTGGTCGGTCTGGACGTTCAATTGGTGGGGGACAGGGGTATTCGATTGCTGGTGTGAATGAATTTGATGATCTGATTGATGATATTTATCATTTTTCGGAAGCGCAAGGGCTAGAAATTGATACGCTCATTCATGAGGAAGGGGCTGGTCAGTTTGAAATCAATTTACGCCATGGCGATCCGATCGAATTAGCTGATCAAGTTTTTATATTTAAACGAACAATTCGTGAAGTGGCACTGAAACATAATATGTATGCAACTTTTATGGCCAAGCCTATTCAAGGGCAACCAGGGTCTGCTATGCATATTCACCAATCGGTTGTTGATAAGAAAACAGGTATGAACATTTTTACACAGGAGGATGGTAAAGAAAATATCCGTTTTCGCCATTTTATTGGTGGATTACAAAGACATATACCTGGGGTTCTTGTGATGCTTGCTCCTTATGTGAATTCTTATCGGCGTCTTGTGCCTGATCTTTCAGCGCCTGTTAACTTGCGATGGGGATATGATAATCGTACTACAGCTTTTCGTGTGCCGCGTTCTTCTCCCCAGGGACGGCGTGTTGAGAATAGGCTTCCTTCATCAGATGCTAACCCTTATTTAGCGCTTGCGGCTTCTTTGGCTTGTGGTCTCATTGGGTTGCAGCAAGAGCTTGAACCGGATGAGCCAACAACAAAGAATGTGAATACTGATAACATTGAATTACCGCGTGGACTCATTGAGGCTGTTAACTTATTTGAACAAGATACGGCGATACGTGCTATTTTAGGAGATGTATTTGTCAGTACTTATGCTGCAATCAAACGCCAAGAGTTTGAAACTTTTATGGAAGTCATTAGTCCGTGGGAGCGTGAATATCTCTTGCTGAATGTTTAA
- a CDS encoding NAD(P)/FAD-dependent oxidoreductase: protein MIDYNPISPGISWYEDTLEDRPSYPFFNEQQQCDVVIIGGGFTGLSAAYHLAKAGVGVVLFEASRFGDGASGRNGGQLGTGQRQWVETLEKKYGFERSKALFDLAEEAKKDILSWCMMPDCQCDFMEGQLSVTHKRREVISYQRHVETMQRYGYYGLTFMGRDETAKRLGSSFYYGGIYDVNTGHINPLKLIVWLAKKAKNAGAKLYEKTQVTTVDRKGSRCMVITKRGKITAEHVLLATNAYKLGLQDFVERNIVSIRSYIGATEPLSKENPILQGGESVDDSRFMVRYFRKSVDNRLLFGGVESYDNCYPVNLEERIRQQIAEIYPHLQFINLTHRWGATVAITVERMPYVRQLLPGITYCGGYSGHGVMLAPFMGKLYAEWLTGRHERFAYFQNLKISPFPGGKMLRYPLVFLAMRWFALMDHF, encoded by the coding sequence ATGATTGATTATAATCCCATTTCTCCAGGAATTTCTTGGTATGAAGATACTTTAGAAGATCGCCCTTCTTATCCATTTTTTAACGAACAGCAACAGTGCGATGTGGTTATTATTGGAGGTGGGTTTACTGGTCTTTCGGCTGCTTATCATCTCGCTAAGGCTGGAGTGGGTGTTGTTTTATTTGAAGCTTCGCGTTTTGGTGACGGTGCTTCAGGGCGCAATGGTGGCCAATTGGGTACGGGGCAACGACAATGGGTAGAAACCTTAGAAAAAAAATATGGTTTTGAACGAAGTAAGGCACTATTTGATTTAGCTGAAGAAGCTAAAAAGGATATTTTGTCTTGGTGTATGATGCCTGATTGTCAATGCGATTTTATGGAAGGACAACTTTCCGTGACCCATAAAAGGCGTGAGGTAATCTCTTATCAACGGCATGTTGAGACGATGCAGCGTTATGGTTATTATGGTCTCACTTTTATGGGGAGGGATGAAACAGCTAAACGGCTTGGCTCGTCTTTTTATTATGGCGGTATTTATGATGTCAACACGGGCCATATAAATCCTTTGAAGCTGATTGTTTGGTTGGCAAAAAAAGCCAAAAATGCTGGTGCTAAACTGTATGAGAAGACACAAGTAACCACGGTAGATCGCAAGGGTAGCCGTTGTATGGTAATAACAAAACGAGGCAAAATAACGGCTGAGCATGTTTTATTGGCGACCAATGCGTATAAGCTTGGACTTCAGGATTTTGTTGAGAGAAATATTGTTTCTATCCGCTCTTATATTGGAGCAACTGAACCATTATCAAAAGAGAACCCAATTCTTCAGGGTGGAGAATCAGTAGATGATTCTCGTTTTATGGTTCGCTATTTTCGCAAGAGCGTTGATAATCGCTTATTATTTGGCGGAGTAGAAAGTTATGATAATTGCTATCCTGTAAATTTAGAGGAACGTATACGACAGCAGATTGCTGAAATTTATCCTCATCTTCAATTTATCAATCTAACGCATCGTTGGGGTGCGACGGTTGCTATCACAGTTGAACGCATGCCTTATGTTCGCCAACTTCTACCGGGTATAACTTACTGTGGTGGTTATTCGGGGCATGGAGTTATGCTTGCTCCTTTTATGGGAAAATTATATGCTGAATGGTTAACTGGGAGGCATGAGCGTTTCGCATATTTTCAGAATTTAAAGATTTCACCCTTTCCAGGAGGAAAAATGCTGCGTTACCCGCTTGTATTTTTAGCAATGCGTTGGTTTGCTTTGATGGATCATTTTTAA
- the zwf gene encoding glucose-6-phosphate dehydrogenase, whose product MVRKIIPVSPFDCIVFGGNGDLASRKLIPALYHCQCVGQFSEPTRIIGVSRSSLSCEEYQNFVRSSLEKYVHPKDLNRIELNRFLARLTYVSVDITSNWGWEDLAFLLSRESADIRAFYLAVSSSLFGDIAMRLGQNGFVTQQTRIIIEKPIGHNVKTAVELNDTFASVFDEDQIFRIDHYLGKETVQNLMALRFVNTLYEPLWNSKYIDHVQITVAESLGLEGRAEYYESAGALRDMVQNHMLQLLCLVAMEIPFTNSANAVRDEKLKVLHSLMPLNVHNVEEHTVRGQYLSGLSDGVAVKSYLDDLGKKVSQSETFVALKIKIDNWRWADTPFYLRTGKRMFTRMSEIVIVFKPIPHNIFDTDSNEIFSNRLVVRLQPDEGVKQWLMIKDPGPGGMRFRHIPLDMSFASAFSERNPDAYERLLMDVIRGNQTLFMRRDEVEAAWLWIDPILEGWEAIKQPVYGYSAGSWGPSASTVLMERDGRIWNNLV is encoded by the coding sequence ATGGTGCGTAAAATTATTCCAGTCTCTCCCTTTGACTGTATTGTTTTTGGTGGCAATGGTGATTTAGCATCACGCAAACTGATCCCTGCTTTATATCATTGTCAATGTGTTGGGCAATTTAGCGAGCCAACGCGTATCATTGGGGTTTCGCGCTCTTCGTTGAGTTGTGAAGAATATCAAAACTTTGTTCGCTCTTCTCTAGAAAAATATGTTCATCCAAAAGATCTCAATCGAATTGAACTCAATCGTTTTCTTGCGCGTTTAACCTATGTTTCTGTTGATATTACATCAAACTGGGGGTGGGAAGATCTCGCTTTTCTGCTATCGAGAGAATCAGCTGATATTCGGGCTTTTTATTTGGCGGTTAGTTCGTCCCTTTTTGGTGATATTGCGATGAGATTGGGACAAAATGGTTTTGTGACGCAGCAAACACGGATTATCATTGAAAAACCTATTGGTCACAATGTAAAAACAGCAGTTGAACTCAATGATACATTTGCAAGCGTATTCGATGAAGATCAAATTTTCCGCATTGACCATTATCTTGGCAAGGAAACTGTTCAAAATTTAATGGCATTGCGGTTTGTTAATACACTGTATGAGCCATTATGGAACTCAAAATATATTGATCATGTTCAGATCACAGTTGCTGAATCTTTAGGATTGGAGGGGCGTGCAGAATATTATGAGAGTGCGGGTGCACTACGTGACATGGTACAGAATCATATGCTGCAATTGCTTTGTTTGGTTGCCATGGAAATACCATTTACCAACAGTGCAAATGCTGTGCGTGATGAAAAACTTAAAGTTTTGCATTCTTTAATGCCTCTTAATGTTCATAATGTAGAGGAACATACTGTACGTGGGCAGTATCTTTCTGGTCTATCTGATGGTGTTGCTGTAAAATCTTATCTTGATGATTTGGGGAAAAAGGTCAGCCAGAGCGAAACGTTTGTAGCGCTTAAAATTAAGATTGATAATTGGCGTTGGGCTGATACGCCTTTTTATTTACGAACTGGTAAGCGTATGTTTACGCGAATGTCTGAAATTGTTATCGTTTTCAAACCCATCCCCCATAATATTTTTGATACGGATTCGAATGAAATTTTTTCTAATCGATTAGTTGTTCGTCTCCAACCTGATGAGGGCGTAAAACAGTGGCTAATGATTAAGGACCCAGGTCCTGGTGGTATGCGGTTTCGTCATATTCCATTGGACATGAGTTTTGCGTCTGCGTTTTCTGAACGTAATCCTGATGCTTATGAACGCCTATTGATGGACGTTATTCGTGGAAATCAAACACTGTTTATGCGTCGTGATGAAGTTGAAGCTGCTTGGCTTTGGATTGATCCTATTCTTGAGGGATGGGAGGCAATAAAACAGCCTGTTTATGGTTATAGTGCTGGTTCATGGGGACCATCTGCTTCGACTGTTTTGATGGAACGTGATGGGCGGATATGGAACAACTTGGTTTAG
- the pgl gene encoding 6-phosphogluconolactonase — protein MYKLNIHPLNFKTPTDLALALADRVAAELSVSILERKRAILAVSGGKTPELFFHYLSKADIDWENIIITLVDERLVPAHHECSNEYVVRRYLLQNFAAKARFVGLYQKAITAELTAFLAASRVNALPRPFDVIVLGMGIDGHTASFFPDADRLKQALDLQTQALVLPLHAKSALEPRLTLTLPVIMQSRCIILHFEGFQKRDCFEKVCQDGPEMEMPVRAVLRNAHHLIQVYWSPEENEITEAEHEKSRIDTQAL, from the coding sequence ATGTATAAATTGAATATCCACCCTTTAAATTTTAAAACACCCACGGACTTAGCTTTGGCATTAGCTGATCGCGTTGCAGCAGAGCTTAGTGTGTCTATTCTTGAGCGTAAGCGCGCAATTTTGGCAGTTTCTGGTGGTAAAACACCAGAATTGTTTTTTCATTATTTATCAAAAGCTGATATTGATTGGGAAAATATTATTATCACTTTGGTCGATGAACGTCTTGTACCTGCTCACCATGAGTGTTCAAATGAATATGTTGTGCGGCGCTATTTGTTACAAAATTTTGCCGCTAAAGCGCGTTTTGTAGGACTTTATCAGAAGGCAATTACTGCTGAGCTTACCGCTTTTTTAGCAGCTAGTCGGGTCAATGCTTTGCCTAGACCCTTTGATGTTATTGTTTTGGGAATGGGGATTGATGGACATACCGCTTCTTTCTTTCCTGATGCTGATCGTTTGAAGCAAGCACTTGATCTTCAAACACAGGCACTTGTTTTGCCACTTCATGCGAAGAGTGCTCTTGAACCCAGACTTACGCTGACTCTGCCAGTGATAATGCAATCTCGTTGCATTATTCTCCATTTTGAAGGTTTTCAGAAACGCGATTGTTTTGAAAAGGTTTGTCAGGATGGGCCTGAAATGGAAATGCCTGTTCGTGCGGTTTTGCGCAATGCCCATCATCTTATTCAGGTTTATTGGTCACCGGAAGAAAATGAAATAACTGAAGCAGAACATGAGAAGAGTAGGATAGATACGCAAGCTCTCTAA
- the folD gene encoding bifunctional methylenetetrahydrofolate dehydrogenase/methenyltetrahydrofolate cyclohydrolase FolD gives MNNIIDGKKLAEEIIVKVKAETIKLRNNYKIQPGIAVIIVGDDPASHVYVTSKSKKAEECGFFSIKYMLSKETSEKELLQLIATLNSDPKIHGILVQLPLPAHINTNCVTQAIAFQKDVDGFHYINIGKLSCNTLEDAIIPCTPAGAMIMIEQQCGRDLSGLDAVVVGRSNIVGKPMAALLTAANATVTIAHSRTRDLDDVCRSADILVAAVGRPQIIKKDWVKNGAVVIDVGINRIAAPEKGIGKTRLVGDVDFEAIKGKTAAITPVPGGVGPMTIAMLMVNTLNAAARLHNLPVLKL, from the coding sequence ATGAACAATATTATCGATGGAAAAAAGCTTGCTGAAGAGATTATCGTGAAAGTTAAGGCTGAAACAATAAAACTCCGCAATAACTATAAGATACAACCCGGTATTGCTGTCATCATTGTTGGAGATGATCCCGCAAGTCATGTATATGTCACATCAAAAAGCAAAAAAGCCGAAGAATGTGGTTTTTTTTCAATCAAATATATGCTTTCCAAAGAAACATCAGAAAAAGAACTCCTTCAACTTATTGCAACATTAAATTCTGACCCCAAAATCCATGGCATTTTGGTACAGCTTCCCCTCCCTGCTCATATTAATACAAATTGTGTAACGCAAGCCATCGCTTTCCAAAAAGATGTGGATGGTTTTCATTATATTAATATAGGAAAACTCTCATGCAATACCCTTGAAGATGCTATCATTCCCTGTACACCAGCTGGTGCCATGATAATGATTGAACAACAATGCGGACGAGATTTATCTGGTCTTGATGCCGTTGTTGTTGGGCGCTCTAATATTGTTGGCAAACCTATGGCTGCCCTCTTAACAGCAGCAAATGCCACTGTGACAATCGCCCATAGTCGTACCCGCGATCTTGATGACGTGTGTCGTAGCGCCGATATCTTAGTAGCAGCTGTAGGCCGTCCACAAATAATTAAAAAAGACTGGGTTAAAAATGGTGCTGTTGTAATCGACGTTGGCATTAACCGCATTGCAGCACCAGAGAAAGGCATAGGAAAGACGCGTCTTGTCGGTGATGTCGATTTTGAAGCAATAAAAGGAAAAACTGCTGCCATTACCCCCGTTCCAGGAGGCGTTGGACCTATGACAATTGCCATGCTTATGGTTAATACGCTCAACGCTGCTGCTCGATTACATAATCTGCCCGTACTAAAACTCTAA
- a CDS encoding AsmA family protein, which produces MRARIIKFLSGVFITIVFLFGASILILPSLVSTDAIRIRLAQDLSAWTGYNVQLRDPPRLNLFPYPRAFLFGVTLTSKMNNAVPLMEAESIEVDLSLVDLLWGHVSFSETRIVRPQFVMEKPVKTVADFFTRFSQSQGALGLAIRNAREIIKHNPDQPDIKRLLNQPFGRIVIKNGVLVYHDSLSSVAEKITGLNAALDWPEATQEARFRADARWRGELTKLSIDADQALLLLAGGKSQIKASINSVRGGITFTGQAQLSEYYIFDGKVSMRSPEWNQTLAWIGGSQFWGHGLKIPIVWESHFLAQPMHIKMNNVTFTMGTSSARGALELDFQDYVPIVIGSLAFDNLDFNLSELVFSLVEEKKAFCDMTIFNRIGVDVRLSTPQAKLGNVTLTHLAAAIQIRNGHGIFDLGHANVFGGSLQSTIQITPVAQKVRLEGRASGTSIDTQAVSEALGIIPFAQSKTSFTTTVRTLASSWSEIFAKMQGGLTINMSSGWLLGYDLNDFQTRLSKKEQFLLVNNDSLSTAFDRWDIQTRFSDGTITVIESLMRTVDWSLSIQGAIAVAIAQDQKNELTLQAQLRKSKSSETLCRDVECLANSLAWPFAFSLSSKGQDQGNFWVKKDINVD; this is translated from the coding sequence GTGCGCGCCAGAATAATAAAGTTTTTGAGCGGGGTTTTTATTACAATTGTTTTTTTGTTTGGAGCTAGTATTCTCATTTTACCTTCTCTTGTGTCAACAGATGCGATTCGCATTCGTTTAGCGCAGGATTTGAGTGCATGGACAGGCTATAACGTGCAATTACGTGATCCACCACGGTTAAATCTTTTTCCTTATCCTAGAGCATTTCTTTTCGGTGTTACTTTAACATCAAAAATGAATAATGCTGTACCACTCATGGAAGCTGAATCGATAGAAGTTGATCTTTCTTTGGTGGACCTTCTTTGGGGGCATGTTTCTTTTTCAGAGACGCGGATTGTGCGTCCACAATTTGTTATGGAAAAGCCGGTTAAAACGGTAGCTGATTTTTTTACTAGATTTTCGCAGTCCCAAGGTGCATTAGGATTAGCAATACGTAATGCTCGTGAAATAATTAAGCATAACCCTGATCAGCCAGATATAAAGCGTCTTTTGAACCAACCTTTTGGACGGATTGTTATTAAAAATGGCGTTCTTGTGTATCATGATAGCCTTTCTAGTGTAGCAGAAAAAATAACGGGATTAAATGCTGCTTTAGATTGGCCAGAAGCAACCCAGGAAGCCCGGTTTCGTGCAGATGCTCGTTGGCGCGGAGAGTTAACAAAATTATCGATTGATGCCGACCAAGCATTGCTGCTTTTAGCAGGAGGGAAAAGCCAGATTAAGGCAAGCATCAATTCTGTGCGTGGTGGTATAACCTTTACAGGGCAGGCACAATTATCTGAATATTACATTTTTGATGGAAAGGTATCAATGCGTTCTCCAGAGTGGAATCAGACATTGGCCTGGATTGGAGGCAGTCAGTTCTGGGGTCATGGATTGAAAATACCTATTGTATGGGAATCTCATTTTTTAGCGCAGCCCATGCATATTAAAATGAATAATGTGACATTTACGATGGGTACATCAAGCGCGCGTGGAGCTTTAGAGTTAGATTTTCAGGATTATGTACCAATCGTAATTGGATCGTTAGCATTTGATAACCTAGACTTTAATCTATCGGAATTGGTATTTTCTTTAGTTGAAGAAAAGAAGGCATTCTGTGATATGACAATTTTTAATCGCATTGGGGTAGATGTACGGCTTTCTACTCCGCAAGCGAAATTAGGAAATGTTACCCTTACTCATTTAGCTGCTGCAATACAAATAAGAAATGGGCATGGCATTTTTGACCTTGGACATGCGAATGTTTTTGGTGGATCATTGCAAAGCACTATTCAAATTACACCAGTTGCTCAGAAAGTGCGACTTGAAGGACGTGCTTCAGGCACTTCTATTGATACGCAGGCTGTTTCAGAGGCTTTGGGGATTATCCCATTTGCACAGAGTAAAACTAGCTTTACCACAACAGTACGAACACTTGCCAGTTCTTGGTCGGAAATTTTTGCGAAAATGCAAGGTGGATTAACAATCAATATGTCTTCTGGGTGGCTGTTAGGGTATGATTTGAATGATTTTCAGACAAGGCTTTCAAAAAAGGAACAATTTCTTTTGGTGAACAATGACTCCTTATCAACAGCTTTTGATCGTTGGGATATTCAAACGAGATTTTCAGATGGCACAATCACGGTAATAGAATCGCTTATGCGTACGGTGGATTGGAGTTTGTCCATTCAAGGAGCAATTGCAGTTGCGATTGCACAGGATCAAAAGAATGAATTGACATTACAGGCGCAATTAAGAAAAAGTAAAAGTTCAGAAACTTTATGTAGAGATGTCGAATGTCTTGCTAACAGTCTTGCATGGCCTTTCGCTTTTTCTCTTAGCTCTAAAGGGCAGGATCAGGGCAATTTTTGGGTTAAAAAAGACATTAATGTGGATTGA
- a CDS encoding 16S rRNA (uracil(1498)-N(3))-methyltransferase yields the protein MHINYKLKRLFIRQPLVLNEEIKIEGQKASYLIHVLRMQEGAEILLFNGQDGEWLAKLITIKKRFVVVKLIHQERLQTAPSNLIYCFAPLKNARLDYMVQKAVEMGASILQPVITHHTQVTRINRTRMEANVVEASEQCGILSLPECVPAVSLAELLACWDETQPLFFCDEAHKLHNPLPLLKKHEMTVPGVLIGPEGGFSKEERSFLKKHSFVIPIPLGPRILRADTAAVAALALLNATVGDW from the coding sequence ATGCACATAAATTATAAACTTAAAAGATTATTTATTCGACAGCCGCTTGTTTTGAATGAAGAAATAAAGATAGAGGGGCAAAAAGCTTCTTATCTTATACATGTTTTGCGTATGCAAGAAGGAGCTGAAATTTTACTTTTTAATGGACAAGATGGTGAGTGGCTTGCTAAACTTATCACCATTAAGAAGAGATTTGTTGTGGTTAAGCTTATCCATCAAGAAAGATTGCAAACAGCGCCTTCGAATCTCATTTACTGTTTTGCTCCGCTCAAAAACGCGCGTTTGGATTACATGGTGCAAAAAGCTGTAGAAATGGGGGCATCGATTTTGCAGCCTGTTATAACGCATCATACACAGGTTACGCGTATCAATAGGACGCGTATGGAGGCTAATGTTGTGGAAGCTTCTGAACAGTGTGGCATTTTATCTTTGCCCGAATGCGTACCTGCTGTGTCGTTAGCAGAACTTTTAGCGTGTTGGGATGAGACACAACCTTTGTTCTTTTGTGATGAAGCCCACAAATTGCATAATCCATTACCTCTTTTAAAAAAGCACGAAATGACAGTGCCGGGTGTTCTCATTGGACCAGAAGGTGGATTTAGTAAAGAGGAGCGGAGCTTTTTAAAAAAACATTCTTTTGTGATTCCAATACCATTAGGACCACGTATTTTACGTGCTGACACTGCAGCTGTTGCTGCTTTGGCTCTGCTTAATGCTACCGTAGGAGATTGGTAA